A single Tenacibaculum sp. 190524A02b DNA region contains:
- a CDS encoding RNA polymerase sigma factor: MKNTKQSLCAPEVFEDVYKANVQTLRNHIYYKCGDIDLAEDIVHDCFIKIWNNCAEVILTTVTAFLFKIANNAFLNSMKKKKIILKHEKLIKKDTVTIEHPQFIMEEKEFLKKLQEAIADLSDKEREVFLLNRIDKKNIER, encoded by the coding sequence ATGAAAAACACCAAGCAGTCACTATGTGCACCAGAAGTTTTTGAAGATGTATACAAGGCAAATGTACAAACTCTTCGAAACCATATTTATTACAAATGTGGAGATATTGACTTGGCAGAAGATATTGTTCATGATTGTTTTATAAAAATTTGGAATAATTGTGCAGAAGTTATTCTTACTACAGTAACCGCTTTTTTATTCAAAATAGCCAATAATGCTTTTTTAAACTCTATGAAAAAGAAAAAAATAATTCTAAAACATGAAAAGCTTATAAAAAAAGATACTGTTACCATTGAACATCCACAGTTCATTATGGAAGAAAAAGAGTTTTTAAAAAAGTTACAAGAAGCTATAGCTGATTTATCAGACAAAGAAAGAGAAGTTTTTCTATTAAATAGAATTGATAAAAAAAATATAGAGAGATAG
- a CDS encoding carboxypeptidase-like regulatory domain-containing protein has protein sequence MRKWFVLLSCLCSVFCLAQNPKPLKDFLIQLEEDYNIKFSFSDENINSKFILVPKTYNPSLNEALLQINKQTKLIVKRKSKRYYVLTKKNKETFQILGKIIDSISGLPLNNVSILYKKNKGVVSNNKGKFVLQKISKTDTITISHLGYHSKNITLKKENSLESLVIKLVEKPDYLNEVIIPNFLTSGMLKK, from the coding sequence ATGAGAAAATGGTTTGTTTTATTAAGCTGTTTATGTTCAGTTTTTTGTTTAGCTCAAAACCCTAAACCTTTAAAAGATTTTTTAATACAATTAGAAGAAGATTATAACATTAAATTTTCTTTTTCCGATGAGAATATTAACAGTAAATTCATCCTTGTACCAAAAACGTATAACCCAAGTTTAAATGAAGCATTACTACAAATTAACAAGCAAACTAAACTTATAGTAAAAAGAAAAAGTAAGCGATACTATGTTCTCACAAAAAAAAATAAAGAAACTTTTCAAATACTAGGAAAAATAATAGATAGTATTTCTGGGCTTCCACTTAACAATGTTTCTATTTTATATAAGAAAAACAAAGGAGTTGTAAGCAATAACAAAGGAAAATTTGTTCTCCAAAAAATCAGTAAAACCGATACTATAACCATAAGTCATTTAGGGTATCATTCTAAAAATATTACATTAAAAAAGGAAAATTCTTTAGAGTCATTAGTTATAAAACTTGTTGAAAAACCAGACTACTTAAATGAAGTTATTATTCCCAATTTCTTAACATCTGGAATGTTAAAAAAATAG
- a CDS encoding TonB-dependent receptor, protein MKLTFSIYLLFCLQLVAFNSFSQGKVTLNSKKEPIGVVLNQIEKQTSYSFVFNNSDIDISKKIDINVLNEDLDKVMPMLFDTAKINYQIKNGLIILSSKKRKNKNKEQQAKYTLSGTVKDAITGETLLGADVLIKGAEKGSVTNEYGFYSLTLPEGDYIIEVLYLGFATKQINIKLVSNVKLNIDLSPEENSLEEIIVTSNTNTKSQVKNVLTGSVNLKPDDIEKVPAFFGEPDITRVVLTQPGVSSVGEGTAGFNVRGGGIDQNLLLLDEAPLYNSSHLWGLFSVVNTETIKDIKFYKGGIPARFGGRGSSVLDMRQREGNSKSFRGRGGVGLLFSRLTLEGPIKKDKINYLVSGRRTYFDFLLPALQGEDANDNKLYFYDLSTKLTWQIDDNNKLFLSGYFGKDVMKAEYLRGDRFDIETGEYVKQPDGQIDFGWSNATLTLRWNHIFSSKLFMNASAIFSRYNYSLNSINAGGPSQVTQRLNSFKWSSNIDNYILKPDFTYFMDLDTKVRFGLHGTHYRFSPAEIDNQDDNGNNINFMTEKAFVAAPYGEVEKKWEKLSVNLGLRYSFFFNVGAQTVAEYIDGFPKSLNTISKEVNYSNGEIIKSYAGFEPRISLKYNIDDLKAFKFGYNRMYQYIHLISNSTAALPFDVWKLSGKHIKPLEVNQVAFGYAFDTPNKMFNFTIDSYYKDFNNLVEYINNAELFIKENLETQLLPAKGYSYGLELAAYKNKGKLTGNVNYTYSVSRRKTTSEFIHENINNGSYFASNYDKPHLLNAMLAYQITNCWRVETFFTYQAGRPTTLITGRINAIENENDFYLTYSDRNAYRLKDTHRMDLSITFEPKGNPDTSWQSSWGFGVYNLYGRKNVFSTYYNNSVNTSGANQLTRKEFSLLGAPIPFITYNFKF, encoded by the coding sequence ATGAAATTAACTTTTTCAATCTATCTATTGTTCTGTTTGCAATTGGTTGCGTTTAATAGCTTTTCACAAGGAAAAGTAACCTTAAACTCAAAAAAAGAACCGATAGGAGTGGTGTTAAACCAAATAGAAAAACAAACATCTTATAGTTTTGTTTTTAATAATAGTGATATAGATATATCTAAAAAAATAGATATAAATGTACTTAATGAAGATCTAGATAAGGTAATGCCAATGTTGTTTGATACTGCCAAAATAAATTACCAAATAAAAAATGGGTTAATTATACTGTCTTCCAAAAAAAGAAAAAATAAAAATAAAGAACAACAGGCAAAGTACACCCTAAGTGGAACAGTTAAGGATGCAATTACAGGAGAAACTCTTTTAGGGGCTGATGTTTTAATTAAAGGCGCTGAAAAAGGTTCAGTCACTAATGAATATGGTTTTTATTCTTTAACCTTACCTGAAGGAGATTATATTATTGAAGTATTGTATTTAGGGTTTGCTACAAAACAAATTAACATAAAACTTGTAAGTAATGTAAAGTTAAATATAGATTTAAGTCCAGAAGAAAATAGCCTCGAAGAAATAATTGTAACTAGTAATACAAATACTAAAAGTCAGGTTAAAAATGTTTTAACAGGGTCTGTGAATTTAAAACCAGATGACATTGAAAAAGTGCCTGCTTTTTTTGGAGAGCCAGATATAACAAGAGTTGTGTTAACACAGCCAGGAGTGAGTTCTGTTGGTGAAGGAACAGCGGGTTTTAATGTAAGAGGTGGTGGCATAGATCAAAATCTATTATTATTAGATGAAGCGCCCTTGTATAATTCTTCTCATTTATGGGGATTATTTTCTGTAGTAAATACAGAAACCATAAAAGATATTAAGTTTTATAAAGGAGGAATTCCAGCTAGATTTGGAGGTAGAGGTTCTTCTGTATTAGATATGAGACAAAGGGAAGGAAATTCAAAATCATTTCGAGGCAGAGGAGGAGTAGGTCTATTATTTTCTAGGTTAACGCTAGAAGGTCCTATTAAAAAGGATAAAATAAACTACTTGGTTTCAGGTAGAAGAACTTATTTCGATTTTTTACTTCCTGCTTTACAAGGTGAAGATGCTAATGATAACAAACTATATTTTTATGATTTGAGCACAAAGTTAACATGGCAGATAGACGATAATAATAAATTGTTTTTATCTGGTTATTTTGGAAAAGATGTAATGAAAGCTGAATACTTGAGAGGTGATCGATTTGATATTGAAACTGGAGAATATGTAAAGCAACCAGATGGGCAAATAGATTTTGGGTGGAGCAATGCTACCTTGACTTTACGTTGGAATCATATTTTTTCAAGTAAGTTATTTATGAACGCTTCTGCAATTTTTAGTAGGTATAACTACTCCTTAAATTCTATTAATGCAGGTGGACCTTCACAGGTAACACAGAGGTTGAATTCTTTTAAATGGAGCTCTAATATTGATAATTATATACTAAAACCTGATTTTACCTATTTCATGGATTTAGATACCAAAGTACGATTTGGTTTGCATGGAACGCATTATAGGTTTTCACCAGCAGAGATAGATAATCAAGATGATAATGGTAATAATATCAATTTCATGACTGAGAAAGCATTTGTAGCTGCGCCTTATGGAGAGGTAGAAAAAAAATGGGAAAAGTTATCAGTAAATCTAGGACTTAGGTATTCTTTCTTTTTTAATGTAGGAGCACAAACTGTTGCGGAATATATAGATGGGTTTCCTAAAAGTTTAAATACCATTTCTAAAGAAGTTAACTATAGCAATGGAGAAATAATTAAGAGCTATGCAGGTTTTGAACCACGTATTTCTTTAAAATATAATATAGACGATTTAAAAGCTTTTAAGTTTGGGTATAACCGAATGTATCAATACATCCATTTAATTAGTAATAGTACTGCAGCATTACCTTTTGATGTATGGAAGCTTTCAGGAAAACATATAAAGCCCTTAGAAGTGAACCAAGTGGCGTTTGGATACGCTTTTGATACGCCTAATAAGATGTTTAATTTTACAATAGATAGTTATTACAAAGATTTTAATAACCTAGTAGAGTATATAAATAATGCGGAATTATTTATAAAAGAAAATTTAGAAACCCAATTATTGCCAGCAAAAGGTTATTCTTACGGGCTTGAGTTAGCAGCTTATAAAAATAAAGGAAAACTTACTGGAAATGTTAACTATACATACTCAGTTTCAAGAAGAAAAACAACCAGTGAGTTTATTCATGAGAATATTAACAACGGTAGTTATTTTGCTTCAAATTATGATAAGCCACATTTATTAAACGCAATGTTAGCGTATCAAATAACTAATTGTTGGCGTGTGGAAACATTTTTTACATATCAAGCAGGAAGGCCTACTACATTAATTACAGGGAGAATTAATGCAATTGAAAATGAGAATGACTTTTATTTAACTTATTCTGATAGAAATGCTTATAGGTTAAAGGATACGCATAGAATGGACTTGTCAATAACCTTTGAGCCTAAAGGGAATCCAGATACAAGTTGGCAGAGTAGTTGGGGATTTGGAGTTTATAATTTATATGGGAGAAAGAATGTTTTTTCAACATATTATAACAACTCTGTTAATACCTCAGGAGCTAATCAGTTAACAAGAAAAGAGTTTTCTTTATTAGGAGCTCCCATTCCATTTATAACATATAATTTCAAATTCTAA
- a CDS encoding M23 family metallopeptidase, whose translation MAKVKYYYDPDTLSYRKIQTRKSEKYKKAFLFVTGGLLVAFLGFIGFSQILLTPKERAQKRELENLKLHYELLSKRMEESSEILSELQQRDNNIYRTYFEASPIPEEQRKAGFGGVNRYKHLDGFENTLMIKDVTKKLDVLSKQMVVQSKSLDEIVSLAKEKEKMLASIPAIQPVKNEDLKRMASGFGMRLHPILKSWRMHNGMDFTAPTGTPIFASGNGKVVKAHRSSTFGKVVYIDHGYGYKTIYAHMSKIVARKGKKVKRGDLIGYVGNTGRSAAPHLHYEVHKNGRPVNPIYYYYGDLTPEEFIAMQKASQQKGQSYD comes from the coding sequence ATGGCCAAAGTTAAGTATTATTACGATCCAGATACGTTATCCTACAGGAAAATTCAAACAAGGAAAAGCGAAAAATATAAAAAAGCTTTTTTATTCGTTACAGGTGGACTATTAGTTGCTTTTTTAGGGTTTATTGGATTTAGCCAAATTTTATTAACACCAAAAGAAAGAGCTCAAAAAAGAGAGTTAGAGAATTTAAAACTTCATTACGAACTGTTATCTAAAAGAATGGAAGAAAGTTCTGAGATCTTATCAGAATTACAACAACGAGATAATAACATATATAGAACTTATTTTGAGGCTAGCCCAATTCCTGAAGAGCAAAGAAAAGCGGGATTTGGTGGAGTTAATAGATATAAACACCTTGATGGTTTTGAAAATACCTTAATGATAAAAGATGTGACTAAAAAGTTAGATGTGTTGTCTAAACAAATGGTAGTACAATCAAAATCATTAGATGAAATTGTATCATTAGCCAAAGAGAAGGAAAAAATGTTAGCATCTATTCCTGCTATTCAACCTGTAAAGAATGAAGATTTAAAGAGAATGGCATCAGGTTTTGGAATGCGTTTGCACCCAATCTTAAAATCATGGAGAATGCACAATGGAATGGATTTTACAGCACCAACAGGAACACCAATTTTTGCTTCTGGTAATGGAAAAGTTGTAAAAGCACATAGAAGTTCTACCTTTGGTAAAGTAGTATATATAGATCATGGTTACGGTTATAAAACTATTTATGCACATATGAGTAAAATAGTTGCCAGAAAAGGTAAGAAAGTAAAGAGAGGAGATTTAATAGGGTACGTTGGAAATACAGGACGTTCTGCTGCACCTCATTTACATTACGAAGTACATAAAAATGGTAGACCAGTAAATCCGATTTATTATTACTACGGAGATTTAACACCTGAGGAGTTTATTGCTATGCAAAAAGCCTCTCAACAAAAAGGACAATCGTACGATTAA
- a CDS encoding TPM domain-containing protein — protein sequence MKLKKASHIVVLFLTILFAQYTFSQGFKIPEKPKRNKDQTSVYDYIGLLSKGEKNRLEQKLIKYSDTTSTQIVVAVINSTEGEEIGYLATNWAHKWGIGQAKEDNGVFVLLAHKDRKITIRTGYGTEHLLTDYVSRQIIEYNIIPHFKRGDFYGGLNSGVESIFKVLQGEYKGTRKQSSEFDPSFIIFIIILIIFFIIISNGNKGNRGGRRRYRGTDPLETIILSNSGRGGFGGFGGSSGGGFSGGGFGGGFGGGGFGGGGATGGW from the coding sequence ATGAAATTGAAAAAAGCTTCGCATATTGTTGTTCTTTTTCTAACTATATTGTTTGCTCAATATACTTTTTCACAGGGTTTTAAAATTCCTGAAAAACCTAAAAGAAACAAAGATCAAACAAGCGTTTATGATTATATAGGTTTACTTTCTAAAGGAGAGAAGAATAGATTAGAACAGAAATTAATTAAATATTCTGATACTACTTCAACTCAAATAGTAGTTGCAGTAATAAATTCTACTGAAGGAGAAGAAATTGGTTATTTAGCTACTAACTGGGCTCATAAATGGGGAATTGGTCAAGCCAAAGAAGATAATGGAGTATTTGTGTTATTAGCACATAAAGACCGTAAAATAACCATAAGAACAGGTTATGGTACAGAACACTTACTTACCGATTATGTTTCTCGTCAAATTATAGAATACAATATAATTCCACATTTTAAAAGAGGTGATTTCTATGGAGGGCTAAACAGTGGAGTTGAGTCCATATTCAAAGTATTACAAGGTGAATACAAAGGAACAAGAAAGCAATCTAGTGAATTTGATCCTAGTTTTATCATTTTTATAATTATCCTTATCATCTTTTTTATTATTATTTCCAATGGAAATAAAGGAAATAGAGGAGGAAGAAGACGTTACCGAGGTACAGATCCATTAGAAACAATTATCTTAAGCAACTCTGGAAGAGGCGGCTTTGGTGGTTTTGGAGGATCTTCTGGTGGAGGATTTAGTGGAGGCGGATTCGGCGGAGGTTTCGGAGGTGGAGGCTTTGGTGGAGGCGGAGCTACTGGAGGTTGGTAA
- a CDS encoding MerR family transcriptional regulator, which produces MHVNLPEKRYYKIGEVAEAFGVNTSLIRFWEKEFEVIKPKKNAKGNRLFTKEDIENFKLIFNLVKERGFTLEGAKQKLKKNPDKVVTNHEIISRLEAVKAELIKIKNQL; this is translated from the coding sequence ATGCACGTAAATTTACCTGAAAAAAGATATTATAAAATAGGAGAAGTAGCTGAAGCCTTTGGCGTCAATACTTCTCTTATTCGTTTTTGGGAAAAAGAGTTTGAGGTAATCAAGCCTAAAAAAAATGCAAAAGGTAATCGGCTATTCACAAAAGAAGATATAGAAAACTTCAAACTTATTTTTAATCTAGTAAAAGAAAGAGGATTTACTTTAGAAGGCGCTAAGCAAAAACTAAAGAAAAATCCTGATAAAGTGGTAACTAATCATGAAATAATTAGTAGATTAGAAGCAGTAAAAGCAGAATTAATAAAAATCAAAAATCAATTATAA
- a CDS encoding TPM domain-containing protein, which translates to MSTVEDFLSVQEEQEIVLAIRQAEQNTSGEIRVHIEATASISHYNRALEVFRMLKMFNTKQQNAVLIYVAVEDHKFVIYGDKGIDEVVPVNFWDTTRNTMQEQFKKGNFKQGIIDGVIKAGQELKAHFPWQVDDEDELSNEISKG; encoded by the coding sequence ATGTCTACAGTAGAAGACTTTCTTTCTGTTCAAGAAGAACAGGAAATTGTTTTAGCTATTAGGCAAGCAGAACAAAATACTTCTGGTGAAATTCGAGTACATATTGAGGCTACAGCAAGTATTTCTCATTATAACCGAGCACTAGAAGTATTTAGAATGCTTAAAATGTTTAATACCAAGCAACAAAATGCAGTACTTATATACGTGGCTGTTGAAGATCATAAATTTGTTATTTATGGAGATAAAGGTATAGATGAAGTAGTTCCTGTAAACTTTTGGGATACAACCAGAAATACTATGCAAGAGCAGTTTAAAAAAGGCAATTTTAAACAAGGAATTATTGATGGTGTAATTAAAGCTGGTCAAGAATTAAAAGCACATTTTCCTTGGCAGGTGGATGATGAAGATGAATTGTCAAATGAAATATCAAAAGGCTAA
- a CDS encoding DUF4249 family protein: protein MKTILFKIFSVLVIALISFGCSKEVPLENAFEPKVLVYGNINTELVESYVSVTIRETVPVTSKEVKTISTAKLKLYSKDINEITSLVTDEFVFDTSAKRYDTREKIRPITGNSYWLEIELSDGTILESIPEKVAPSVEIVDITKEDNKTKVTFKDPLEKGDFYVIFFYLTGQNGSILSSQRNITNDELFENGLGFSVIDNSGQTAEVRVMNVDFYTYKFMKNVEAQNSALATDGDNPFSQFFATPPTNLEGNIINKQTGERALGFFGIFNSTTKTKNF, encoded by the coding sequence ATGAAAACAATATTATTTAAAATATTTTCGGTATTAGTAATAGCTTTAATTTCTTTTGGATGTTCGAAAGAAGTCCCATTGGAAAATGCTTTTGAACCTAAAGTCTTAGTGTATGGGAATATCAATACAGAGCTAGTAGAAAGTTATGTGTCTGTAACTATTCGAGAAACTGTTCCGGTTACCTCCAAAGAGGTAAAAACAATAAGTACAGCTAAACTTAAATTATATAGCAAAGATATTAACGAAATAACCTCTTTGGTAACAGATGAGTTTGTATTTGATACTTCTGCAAAAAGATATGATACAAGAGAAAAGATACGACCCATTACAGGAAATTCATATTGGTTAGAAATAGAACTTTCAGATGGAACTATTTTAGAGTCAATTCCTGAAAAAGTAGCTCCTAGTGTTGAGATTGTAGATATAACGAAAGAAGATAATAAGACCAAAGTAACATTTAAGGATCCACTTGAAAAGGGGGATTTTTATGTAATCTTTTTTTACTTAACAGGGCAAAATGGAAGCATACTTTCAAGTCAAAGAAACATAACAAATGATGAGCTTTTTGAAAACGGGTTAGGCTTTTCTGTAATCGATAATTCAGGGCAAACAGCTGAAGTTAGAGTTATGAATGTAGACTTTTATACTTACAAGTTCATGAAAAATGTAGAGGCTCAAAACAGTGCTTTAGCCACGGATGGAGATAACCCTTTTTCGCAATTTTTTGCAACTCCTCCCACAAACTTAGAAGGAAATATTATTAATAAACAAACAGGAGAAAGAGCTTTAGGTTTTTTTGGGATTTTTAATAGTACTACGAAAACAAAAAACTTTTAA
- a CDS encoding TonB-dependent receptor plug domain-containing protein: MSTQQIPGINSPTETASGLYIHGSTPDQNLILFDNIKLYNTAHFFGVISALNPYIIDKVLVMKNATQAQYGNHIGGVVSIKTLEKIPNKSSFGFGFNLTGFDFHSNLKLSPKIAIQASARRSLSDILETPTIKRFSKKVFQNTAVSSGEELAKLPFIESINNFHFFDISTKIIYKPNHDSKLSLQYITIKNQLDYQLKNEQLIEQRNDGLEIQNNGVGLSFNTNFNPTTQLSTNLYYSDYNLDYKGIKKRETDIYDFTEKENKLTEVSFYTYLLKKFKKHRFKLGYEYTNHQVSFNLKKENNVVFSEILSKDDRLENVNVFVGNYRFQNDDIFTLNVGARYSYLTKLQKEVFEPRIFTKVKVFPFLWWHGSAELKQQHTSKIIEFFTSDFGLENELWALSDNDNIPILNSQKYSSGFLLKKSNWFLDIELYHKKIDGLTSLTTGFNNYNRSIFNSNAIINGFDVLLKKNWSSKLSSWVSYSFNNSSLLFENFNNNQSFSGNFNISNSLYIAQQFKLNRWNFSLGWNYRSGLPFNSLVNLNPNNGIEIERYNNANLPAYHRLDSSVTFDFYWNNNKNIKSMLGISFQNLYNRKNILRRTKEVSFDKDFNASLQTIETYGLDFTPNFVFRVKF, translated from the coding sequence TTGAGTACTCAACAAATACCAGGAATAAATAGTCCTACTGAAACCGCTTCTGGATTGTATATTCATGGAAGTACTCCAGATCAAAATTTAATTTTATTTGACAATATTAAATTATATAATACAGCACATTTTTTTGGAGTAATTTCTGCTTTAAACCCTTATATTATAGATAAAGTATTAGTTATGAAAAACGCTACTCAAGCACAATATGGGAACCACATAGGTGGAGTAGTTTCAATAAAAACTCTTGAAAAAATACCAAATAAATCTTCCTTTGGGTTTGGTTTTAATTTAACTGGATTTGATTTCCATTCAAACTTAAAACTATCACCAAAAATAGCCATTCAAGCCTCTGCTAGGAGATCTCTTTCTGACATCTTAGAAACGCCAACAATTAAAAGGTTTTCTAAAAAAGTTTTTCAAAACACAGCTGTAAGCTCTGGCGAAGAATTAGCTAAACTACCTTTTATCGAAAGCATTAACAATTTTCATTTTTTTGACATTAGTACTAAAATAATCTATAAACCTAATCATGATTCTAAATTATCGCTTCAATACATTACCATTAAAAATCAATTAGACTATCAATTAAAAAACGAACAACTTATAGAACAACGCAATGATGGACTTGAAATACAAAATAATGGAGTTGGTTTGTCTTTTAACACCAATTTTAACCCTACTACTCAATTGTCAACAAATCTTTATTATTCCGACTATAACTTAGATTATAAAGGCATAAAAAAAAGAGAAACTGATATTTACGACTTTACTGAAAAAGAAAACAAGCTAACAGAAGTATCCTTCTACACCTACTTACTGAAAAAGTTTAAAAAACACAGATTTAAATTAGGGTATGAATATACTAATCATCAAGTATCATTTAACCTAAAAAAAGAAAATAACGTTGTTTTTTCTGAAATTTTATCTAAAGATGATCGTTTAGAAAATGTAAATGTTTTTGTAGGAAATTACCGATTTCAAAATGATGATATATTCACTCTGAATGTAGGCGCTCGTTATAGTTACTTAACAAAACTGCAAAAAGAAGTTTTTGAGCCTCGGATATTTACTAAAGTAAAAGTATTTCCTTTTCTATGGTGGCATGGTTCTGCTGAATTAAAGCAACAACATACTAGTAAAATTATTGAGTTTTTTACTTCAGATTTTGGATTAGAAAATGAACTTTGGGCTTTATCTGACAATGATAACATCCCTATCCTTAATAGCCAAAAATATAGCTCTGGCTTTTTATTAAAAAAATCGAATTGGTTTCTTGATATAGAATTATATCACAAGAAAATTGATGGATTAACTTCTTTAACTACTGGTTTTAATAATTACAATCGTTCTATATTTAATAGTAATGCTATCATTAATGGATTTGATGTTTTATTAAAAAAAAATTGGTCTTCAAAACTTAGCTCTTGGGTTAGTTACAGTTTTAATAACAGTAGTTTGCTTTTTGAAAACTTTAATAATAATCAATCCTTTTCTGGTAACTTTAATATTTCAAATTCACTTTATATAGCTCAACAGTTTAAACTAAACCGTTGGAATTTTTCATTAGGATGGAACTACCGATCAGGGTTACCTTTCAACTCTTTAGTTAATTTAAATCCAAACAATGGAATTGAAATAGAAAGATATAACAATGCTAACTTACCCGCTTATCATAGATTAGACTCTTCTGTTACATTTGATTTTTACTGGAATAACAATAAAAATATAAAATCAATGCTTGGTATTTCGTTTCAAAACCTGTACAACAGGAAAAATATCTTAAGACGGACTAAAGAAGTTTCTTTCGATAAAGATTTTAATGCCAGTTTACAAACTATTGAAACTTATGGTTTAGATTTCACTCCTAATTTTGTGTTCCGGGTAAAATTCTAG
- a CDS encoding LemA family protein, protein MKKWIVPILIVGAVVLWAISGYNGIVGLRNNAETAWSKVESSYQRRNDLIGNLVKTVQGAADFEKSTLTDVINARAKATQTTINAGDITPEKIAQFQQAQQGLSGALSKLLVSVERYPDIKANKNFLELQSQLEGTENRINVARDRYNDEVNKYDTKIDRFPGVLLAGVFGFDQMPRYKSDPGSEKAPNVDFKF, encoded by the coding sequence ATGAAAAAATGGATCGTACCTATACTAATTGTTGGAGCAGTTGTTCTATGGGCAATATCAGGATATAATGGAATTGTAGGTTTAAGAAATAACGCTGAGACTGCTTGGTCTAAAGTAGAGAGTTCTTACCAACGTAGAAATGATTTAATAGGAAACTTGGTGAAAACTGTTCAAGGAGCTGCAGACTTTGAAAAGTCTACTTTAACAGATGTCATTAATGCAAGAGCAAAAGCAACGCAAACTACTATTAATGCAGGAGATATTACACCTGAAAAAATAGCACAATTTCAACAAGCACAGCAAGGGTTAAGCGGGGCTTTGTCTAAGTTATTAGTTTCTGTTGAACGCTATCCAGATATTAAAGCAAATAAAAACTTTTTAGAATTACAAAGTCAGTTAGAAGGAACTGAAAATCGTATCAATGTGGCTCGTGATAGATACAATGATGAGGTAAATAAATATGATACAAAGATAGATAGGTTTCCAGGAGTTTTATTAGCTGGTGTATTTGGGTTCGATCAAATGCCAAGATATAAATCTGATCCAGGTTCAGAAAAAGCACCAAACGTAGATTTTAAATTCTAA
- a CDS encoding FecR family protein, which produces MSQEKFTYLMSKWIEGTLSKKELQSLEQFEEFDSYKRILEGANGFYTPEINNHESYINFTKKIKNPAIINIPKKKKSKLYPIIAIAASLALLIAFFIGYNKHEVYKTNTGEQLAILLPDSSQAILNSKSSLSFSRKNWHKKRSLKLQGEGYFKVKKGKTFKVSTSEGDVQVLGTEFNIKTYPQFIEVTCFEGKVAVSRNNSKLILTEGNVAQWIDTLPPEKWNTIQKQPSWQLNESNFKNLPFKLVLAELEKVFGVHIIITNVNTTQKISGSFPNDNLKLAVESLAESLSIQCQISLSDKKVHFFK; this is translated from the coding sequence ATGAGTCAAGAAAAATTCACATATTTAATGAGTAAATGGATTGAAGGCACTCTTTCTAAAAAAGAACTACAATCTCTTGAACAGTTTGAGGAGTTTGATTCTTACAAGAGAATTCTTGAAGGGGCAAATGGTTTTTATACCCCTGAAATTAACAATCATGAATCATATATTAATTTTACAAAAAAAATTAAAAACCCTGCTATAATAAATATTCCAAAAAAGAAAAAAAGTAAATTATATCCTATAATTGCAATTGCTGCTAGTTTAGCTTTATTAATAGCATTCTTTATAGGTTACAATAAACATGAAGTATACAAAACTAACACAGGAGAACAGCTAGCCATTTTATTACCAGATAGCTCTCAAGCTATACTAAACTCAAAATCATCACTATCTTTTTCAAGAAAAAACTGGCATAAGAAAAGAAGTTTGAAACTGCAAGGTGAAGGTTATTTTAAGGTAAAAAAAGGAAAAACTTTTAAAGTATCTACCTCTGAAGGAGATGTACAAGTATTGGGTACAGAGTTTAATATTAAAACATATCCTCAATTTATAGAAGTTACTTGTTTTGAAGGAAAAGTAGCGGTTTCAAGAAATAACTCTAAGTTAATTCTTACTGAAGGTAATGTAGCTCAATGGATTGACACTTTGCCTCCTGAAAAGTGGAATACTATTCAAAAACAACCTTCTTGGCAACTAAATGAAAGTAATTTTAAAAACCTCCCTTTTAAGCTCGTTTTGGCTGAATTAGAAAAAGTATTTGGAGTACATATTATAATAACTAATGTTAATACTACTCAAAAAATATCTGGTAGCTTTCCTAATGACAATTTAAAATTGGCTGTAGAAAGTTTAGCCGAGAGTTTAAGCATTCAATGTCAAATTTCTTTAAGTGATAAAAAAGTACACTTCTTTAAATAA